From one Cyanobacterium stanieri PCC 7202 genomic stretch:
- a CDS encoding DNA repair protein RadA (PFAM: KaiC~TIGRFAM: DNA repair protein RadA~COGs: COG1066 ATP-dependent serine protease~InterPro IPR003593:IPR004504:IPR007694~KEGG: cyt:cce_4001 DNA repair protein RadA~PFAM: DnaB domain protein helicase domain protein~SMART: AAA ATPase~SPTR: DNA repair protein radA;~TIGRFAM: DNA repair protein RadA) — protein MPKTKTIYICSACGAESIQWFGKCPNCDTYGTLEEQIINPATNGGASFSRAGWQSQTRQVHTGNTEAKPRASVKFSDITEEEQPRIESGYRELDRVLGGGIVPGSLVLIGGDPGIGKSTLLLQTANQLSLRLPRILYVSAEESGQQIKLRATRLHVGAQEALEMEEQNNHNGNGKKPKKKDAQEKGAVSLASSPNLYVMPETDLEEILKELESLKPQVAIIDSIQTLHFSSLNSAPGSVSQVRECTSALMQVAKRESITLFIVGHVTKEGAIAGPRVLEHLVDTVLYFEGDRYASHRLLRSVKNRFGATHEIGIFEMVDHGLVEVLNPSELFMSSRDELAPGTATIVSCEGTRSIVVELQALVSPTSYTSPRRSTTGVDYNRLQQILAVLEKRVGIPLSKLDAYVASAGGLGVEEPAADLGMAIAIVASFRDRIVDPRTVLIGEIGLGGQVRLVSQMELRLKEAAKLGFKRAIVPKGQTYPSDLGLDIISVNRVIDAIVVAIPNNANPDEEQEEQIYNESPPE, from the coding sequence ATGCCTAAGACTAAAACGATCTATATCTGTAGTGCCTGTGGGGCTGAGTCTATCCAGTGGTTTGGTAAATGTCCTAATTGCGATACATACGGTACTCTCGAGGAACAAATTATTAACCCTGCCACCAATGGAGGAGCAAGTTTTAGTCGGGCTGGTTGGCAATCCCAAACCCGTCAAGTGCATACGGGGAATACAGAGGCAAAGCCGAGGGCTTCGGTGAAATTTTCAGATATTACGGAGGAGGAACAACCTCGCATTGAGTCGGGTTATCGGGAATTGGATCGGGTTTTGGGGGGTGGTATTGTTCCCGGTTCGTTGGTGTTGATTGGGGGTGATCCGGGCATTGGTAAATCTACTTTGTTATTACAAACTGCGAACCAGTTATCTTTGCGTCTTCCTCGCATTTTGTATGTGTCGGCGGAGGAGTCGGGGCAACAGATCAAGTTACGGGCGACTCGCCTTCATGTGGGGGCGCAGGAGGCTTTGGAAATGGAGGAACAGAATAATCACAATGGTAATGGTAAAAAGCCCAAAAAGAAAGATGCACAGGAAAAGGGGGCGGTGAGTTTGGCTTCTTCTCCTAATCTTTATGTGATGCCTGAGACGGATTTAGAGGAAATTTTAAAGGAGTTGGAGTCTCTTAAGCCTCAAGTCGCTATTATTGATAGTATTCAAACCCTCCATTTTTCGAGCCTTAATTCTGCCCCCGGTTCGGTTTCTCAAGTGAGGGAATGTACTTCGGCCCTGATGCAGGTGGCAAAGCGCGAAAGTATTACTTTATTTATTGTGGGTCATGTGACCAAGGAAGGGGCGATCGCCGGGCCCCGTGTATTGGAACATCTGGTGGATACTGTGTTATATTTTGAGGGCGATCGCTACGCCTCCCATCGCCTGTTACGCTCGGTGAAAAACAGATTTGGGGCTACCCACGAAATTGGGATTTTTGAAATGGTGGATCATGGTTTGGTGGAGGTTTTGAACCCTTCGGAGTTGTTTATGAGTAGTCGGGATGAACTAGCCCCCGGCACCGCCACCATCGTCTCCTGTGAGGGTACACGCTCCATTGTGGTGGAGTTACAAGCCCTGGTCAGTCCCACCAGTTATACTTCCCCCCGCCGTTCGACCACAGGGGTAGACTACAACCGCCTACAACAAATTTTGGCGGTATTAGAAAAAAGAGTGGGCATTCCCCTTTCCAAACTAGATGCCTATGTCGCTTCGGCGGGTGGTTTGGGAGTAGAAGAACCTGCGGCGGATTTGGGCATGGCGATCGCCATTGTCGCTAGTTTTCGAGATCGTATCGTTGATCCGCGCACGGTGTTAATCGGTGAAATCGGCTTGGGAGGGCAAGTGCGCCTTGTATCCCAGATGGAATTAAGACTCAAAGAAGCCGCTAAATTAGGCTTTAAAAGGGCGATCGTACCCAAAGGGCAAACCTATCCCAGTGATCTAGGATTAGATATTATTAGTGTCAATCGGGTTATAGATGCGATCGTTGTTGCCATTCCTAATAATGCCAATCCTGACGAAGAGCAAGAAGAACAAATATATAATGAAAGTCCCCCAGAATAG
- a CDS encoding hypothetical protein (KEGG: dan:Dana_GF20133 GF20133 gene product from transcript GF20133-RA~SPTR: Putative uncharacterized protein), translated as MAIALASLAGLTLVSNNGASDHLARVFDSVAVSSAQAQTSPSPAPVPQQPDIVPLDLLIEQSGAERIVIEDNRAVGIFEDGTAVPLADGNYTGEGINFTVENMTVTSCEGCEEEGEALSAEYCVGGSCDEHTESGATPENDIFSPVTPTENPTSPTTPVPPASEQTPMDDQPGISPSVEPVNPSSPMDNNTPGSPF; from the coding sequence ATGGCGATTGCCCTTGCATCTTTAGCAGGACTAACCCTCGTCAGTAACAATGGTGCATCCGACCATTTAGCCAGAGTTTTCGATAGTGTAGCAGTTTCCTCCGCTCAAGCCCAGACATCCCCATCTCCAGCCCCAGTTCCCCAACAACCAGATATTGTCCCCCTTGATTTATTGATCGAACAATCAGGAGCCGAGCGCATTGTAATCGAAGATAATAGAGCCGTTGGTATCTTTGAAGATGGTACCGCAGTACCCCTTGCCGATGGTAACTACACTGGTGAAGGTATCAACTTTACCGTAGAAAATATGACCGTTACCAGTTGTGAAGGTTGTGAAGAAGAAGGAGAAGCGTTATCCGCCGAATATTGTGTCGGTGGTAGTTGCGATGAACATACCGAGTCAGGTGCAACACCCGAAAATGACATCTTCAGCCCCGTTACACCCACCGAAAATCCTACTAGCCCCACTACTCCTGTACCCCCTGCTAGTGAGCAGACTCCCATGGATGATCAACCCGGCATTTCACCTTCCGTAGAACCTGTAAATCCTTCTTCTCCTATGGATAATAATACCCCTGGAAGTCCTTTCTAA